The stretch of DNA TTTTCGATGCGGATGGTCGCTTCATCGAGGGCTACTACCTCGTCGGCCTGCTGGCGACGGCGTTGCTGGCGCGCAATCCGGGCGAAAAGATCATCCACGACCCGCGCCTGACCTGGAACACCATCGAGATGGTGCGCAAGGCCGGTGGCGTCCCGGTGCAGAGCAAGACCGGCCATGCCTTCATCAAGGAACGCATGCGCGCCGAGAACGCCATCTATGGCGGCGAGATGAGCGCGCATCACTACTTCCGCGACTTCGCCTACTGTGATTCGGGGATGATTCCCTGGCTGTTGCTCGCCGACCTGATCTCGCAAACCGGGCAGTCGCTCGCGGACATGGTGGAGGATCGGATGGCAGCCTACCCATGCAGTGGTGAGATCAACTTCAGGGTGGACGATGCGAAGGCCTCGATCGATCGCGTGATGGCACACTTCGCGCCGCTTGCACCCGCTGTCGACCACACCGACGGCACCAGCGCCGATTTCGGTGACTGGCGGTTCAATCTTCGCAGCTCCAACACAGAACCGCTGCTGAGGCTGAACGTCGAAACCAGGCACGCCCCCGAACTGCTGCAGGTGCATACCAATGAGCTGTCCGACTTGATTCGCCGCTGACAGACCAACCAGCAGGTGCAGGACGATCACGGACGGCGCATCAGGAGGGATATGAACAAGATCGCGATCTTCGGTGCAGGGGGCTTCGCACGCGAGGTTCTGGTACTGCTGGAGGACATGGGGTTGGCAGACCGGGTTTCCGCTCTGTTCGAGAGCGACGGCATATGGAAGCCCCGTGATATCTGGGGAATTCCGACGCTTCCAATCAGCAGGTTCGAGCCCACCAGCACCGACCTCGTGCTGGGCGTGGGTGATCCCAACGCGCGAATGGCCATGCGATCCTCGTTGCCGAAGGAGACGCGCTTCCCGACCCTCGTCCATCCTGGCGCGCGGATCCACCGCACCACCTTGGTGGGTAACGGAGTCATCGTCTGCGAGGGATGCATCGTCACCTGCGATATCGAGCTTGGCGATCACGTCAACCTGGATCGCTTGACGACGATTGGTCATGACAGCCGCATCGGCGATTTCGTGACCGCTGCGCCGGCGACCGTGGTCA from Lysobacter arenosi encodes:
- a CDS encoding NeuD/PglB/VioB family sugar acetyltransferase, with the translated sequence MNKIAIFGAGGFAREVLVLLEDMGLADRVSALFESDGIWKPRDIWGIPTLPISRFEPTSTDLVLGVGDPNARMAMRSSLPKETRFPTLVHPGARIHRTTLVGNGVIVCEGCIVTCDIELGDHVNLDRLTTIGHDSRIGDFVTAAPATVVSGNCQIGSLTYLGTNSCVREKVTIAPGTTVGMGATVVSNIETPGIYVGTPAKRRPD